A region of the Leptospiraceae bacterium genome:
GCCCACATTACAAAGTCCATCATATTTGCTTGTTGAGAATATTTCATAACATGAAATATCATATGCTCCAGTTGTTGAACAAGAATACTGAAATGAGTAAGTCCCCTTTGGCAGAATTCCCGATTGAGCGTAGCAAGAATTGCATAATCTGATAAACACTTTTTTGTATCTTTGTCTCGCTTATCTTTTTTTCTGAAGAACATTGTATCAAAAAACCTGCGAATAATAATATGATAATTAAATTTAATTTTTTCATTAGTAAAATACCTGCATTTGAAATCTTAATTGGTGATCACCATCTGCAACCGCTGGATTTCCTTTATAATTAAAATAATCCATTTGCAATTTCAAATTGTGACTCAAGAAATAATGTGATAGCGCAATACCTTTTTCAGAAGAGCGAACTAGATTTGGATCTGTCTGACCAATGGGCTTATATTCACCAAATCGCATACTTACCTCCCAGTTGTTCTGAAATAAATAACCAAATTGAATAAACGCTCCTTCGGCTGCTCTCGAGTATTCTCTCTTTAAAGTCCCACTTATATTTTTTTCATCATAGGGGGAATCTGCTTTTCTTTTTAATCCTTCTAAAGTAAAAGAAAATCCTAACCATTTTAAATATACTTCTGCGGTTGCATGAGCGTAATCGAATCTAGCAAATTCATATTGTGTTCCAAAAGTACTTAAAGAACGATTTGAGTTTTTATTGTAAGCGACTGCCCCACCAAATGCCACTTTCGGAGTTTTGTAACGATTAAAATCAACTTCAGAAAGCCAATCATTGTTATCCCCTCCTTTTGAAATTCCACCCCACGGAGAATAAATTAATCTAGCAACAGTTAAAACTCCAGGAGTATTATTCTCCGCTCTATTTCTTCCATTACCACCAAATACGCCAACAAAGTAAGCGAGTTTTCGATCCATTCCTAAAAAATCTTCGGAAAATAAAACGACACCAACGTCACGATCCAAATTCAATTCACTTTGAACAATCGACCGATCTACCATTTGTAAGGCAGAAGAAGAATTCCATCGTTGCCTACTAAAGGGAATTTTCATTTGACCAAAGATTATTTTTGCATCACGATGTTTATTGTAAGTAATACTTGCATCTCTTAGGGGAATTCTTCTATCGGTTTCTTTATCTCGATCAGCTAAACCAATTTGAAAATAATACTTCCAATCATCTCCAAACAATTTTCCACCCATTTGAATCCTAGATCTTCGAACCATAAAGTTTGTGGTATTTGTGGACGGATCTATATTCATAGATTGGTCTGCACGAGCTTGTATTCTTAATCTAAGATCAATGCTATGCAGCTTATCAGCAGTTTCAAATTTAAACCCCTTGCCCGGCCCAGATTCAACTTTCACAGATTCTGATTTTTTTTCGGGAGCTACTTCTGTTTTAGCTTTTTCCTCAGGAGGCTTTTCTATACTTGTTTTTTCTTCAGAAGTTTTTTCTACTTTAGGCTTTTCTTCAGCCGGCTTTTCCAATTTAGGTTTATCTTCTTTTTCTATCACTGAGTTTGTAACAGGTTCTTTTTTTTCCTCTTGCACACTTTGAGAATAAAGAAGTCCTGAACTCAAAGTCAGACCGAGAATGAAAAATATCACTCGATATCCACAGACTATTCTACGATTCAGAATTAGCATTTTATCTATCCTATCATTTCTAAAGTCCAGAGACTTACACGTTCTGGCTCTAGTCTTTTTTATTAGAGGATGTAACCGAACTAAGATAAAAATCTAAGAACAAATGTTACAATCTTCTTACAAAAAGAAGTAATATTACAAATGTTACATTTAAATTACAAAAAAATTACACAGATATAAATAAAGTTACTCAAATTACACTATTATTTCTTAAAATAAAGAATAGAACTAAGCAAAATTATCCACTCGCATCTGATTTTTTAAGTTTAAAATAAATTTTTTTACTTTTAACCTAGTTAGATTTTCAGATAAGCTGGTCGTTAATTGTTGAGACCGTGGAGATAATCCATATATAACTCTGCTTCAATTTCATTCACATTTTCCTCTAAAGGCATTTGAATACTGGCAGAGATTGTATGACTTATATAAGGTGGAATAATACGATTATCCGCAAGAAGAATCAGAGACGGAGAATTTTTATCTTCAGAGGTCTTTACATCAGAATAATCTTTTTTGAGAGAAAGTTCTCCAACCGTATTTCCAGTCTGACATTCTCCATACTTTGGTAGATAAGATTCTTTAAACTCGGAAAAAGCATTTTGCATAGGAAGATTGGAATATTCAAAATGTCTTTCCTACCGAGCCGATTTCAAAGTAGGGAAATGAAATTGATGACAATTAGCACAAAATTCTGATTTACCAATCATTGGTTCAACTTGGTAATCATGTGTTAACTCTGCATTATCCGCCTATCCACTTTTTGAATTTGTGAATTGTGCAAGAATCCTAATGCAATATGCTCCGCTGTGTGTCATTCCCGAAATTCCACCCGCTATCGCCCAATGTCATTAAGTTAAGGAAAAAAGGGATGTCACGCAAAGTCGCAGAGACGCTAAGGGTTTTAAAAGAGCTATTTGTTTTGGATTAGAAGAGATTCCGCTTTTATGATAACTTTTCCTTTTTCGTAATGTTTACAGAATACATTCATTCATGAAAATGTAAATTCGAAACAGTTCCCGGAATTGTAAAGGTAACATGAATATGCCGCAAGTCTACGTTTAGTATATGAGAAAGATTAACCGACCACCTAACCCCACACCTTATACTTTTGATGAACAATGACAATTAGCCCCTTCCCTAAAAGGAAGGGACTTGATTGTAAAGTTTACTACTATACTAAATCTAAACTATAAAATCCCCTTCCTTTTAGGGAAGGGGCTACGTATTCATATCCGACAATATCTGTAAATGTGGGGTTAGGTCCGAAAGTTCTCCATACTTCGATAAAAATCTTCTATCATAAATTCGCTGGAACTCTTCCCAGTGATTCATCCAAATGGATTTGTATAGACTCGACCTTTCGCACGCGGGAATGTAAGCGGGTTTACTTTTATTGGTTGAACAAATATACAAAGTAGTTTGGCTCCTACTCTATATAGGTCAGAAAACTAAAAAGATGTGCAAATTTACTAAAGCCCCATTCCCCGCCTGGGCGTCCGTTCAACCCATGCAAACATTCATGCATCATCATTACATCTAACTGAACCCATCGTATCTTTTATCGGTGTTCATCGTCCCTATCGGTGGTAATCTTTGAATATTTCATTTAGGATAAAAAAATGTAGGTAACGTTATGAAGGCAATGCAGTGCTGACCGGTTACCAATTGACATACGCAAGATATTTTAAACCATGAATCCGTAATGACTAAAAAGATTTTATTTACGCTGTTTCTATTTCTAGCCCTTTCGGAAACAATTTACTCTCAGGCAAAACAAGAAAAGGAAAAAACCAAAGATGCATTTGTAGAAGAAGACCCTGAGTCTCCAGCAGTAGATAGATTTAGAAAAAGAGATTTTGAACTGGGGATTCGTTTCGGACTTGGATACCACGGAGAAGATAGATTCGAATCGCAAATCAAAAATTATAAATCAGAATCTTCGCCTTATATAATCAGTTCCACGCAAGTGAGCCCGATTCGGAATACGACTAATTATGAATTTCTCGCCAGAATTCGTTTGTATGAAAACAGCAAGGTAGGATTTGTTTATGGAAATACTCAGTTCAATCGGTTTCATTTAACTGAGGTTACTAGTCTTTATGCGCCAAGTGTATATACAGCAACTCAGCTTAATTTCAATTTAAAAGTAGAATATTTTTTTCTTATGTATACACATGAATTTAAATTCAAACATTTCTTTGTAGAAGCAGGAATGGGAATGGGAATTAATACCGTTAGTTGGCAGACCAATGGGAACACTGTATCTAGATTTGAATACGCACCGCAAACAGGATTCATGGTCGGAAATGGTCTTGGCTATAAACTAGAATCATCCATAAATAAAAAAATCACTGACCATTTTGTTTTACAATTCGGCGGTTTTTATAATTACTATACTGTGCCTTCCTTCAATGGAACTTTCAACGATGACAGTGGTTCTTTTTATCTCAGGTCTGATGGAAGCATTGCTCCACTTTCAACTTCTGCCTTCAAGGATTCAATCATTGATACAAATTATGCATCAAGACAATTAGATATGAGAGCGGGAAACATAGTAATCTTTACCTCCGTTCTTTTTCGATTTTCTCTTTGAAAGAGGAGCCGTTTTCAAATTGTAATTATTCACGTAGAGGAAAAATTAGGCTATATCCATAGTTATGTCTAATAGTGAGAAGAACTCTTGGAATGGTATCGTATTAAAATGATCCACGGGCTATTACTAATCTTTTTTTTGTTTTTCCATTCCCATTGTGATGGAGAAAAACCATCGGCGGCTAAACCTAATTATCTGTCATTGCCCTATGCGTTCTCAAAGGCAGGAATAGAGAATGACAACACTAGTATCGCCGATCATAATAAACTGCAAAATCAAATTAGCGTCTATAGAGAAATATACAATGACGCACTAGGACTCTATAAGAGTAAAAAATACTTAGACTCAGTGAGCAAATATGAAGAAGCAATGAATATATTTGTAGAAGCAGAAACATACTATCATTACGGAAAAAGCTTAATGAGCATTGGAAAATTTCCAGAAGCAATCAAGGCTTACGAAATTTCGGATGCGCTAGATTATGAAAATAAAATTAACCTCTACTACAATCTCGCCTGTGCTTATAGTCTTTCTACTGAATTAGAATCCTCAGCCAAATACTTACAACTATCCATACAAAAAGGATTTAAACATTTTAATATTCTAGAACAAGATTCCAATTTATCATTCGTTAGAAAAAATCCAAAATGGAAGCAAATCCTGATTCACCTCACTTCGGATAAA
Encoded here:
- a CDS encoding porin — protein: MLILNRRIVCGYRVIFFILGLTLSSGLLYSQSVQEEKKEPVTNSVIEKEDKPKLEKPAEEKPKVEKTSEEKTSIEKPPEEKAKTEVAPEKKSESVKVESGPGKGFKFETADKLHSIDLRLRIQARADQSMNIDPSTNTTNFMVRRSRIQMGGKLFGDDWKYYFQIGLADRDKETDRRIPLRDASITYNKHRDAKIIFGQMKIPFSRQRWNSSSALQMVDRSIVQSELNLDRDVGVVLFSEDFLGMDRKLAYFVGVFGGNGRNRAENNTPGVLTVARLIYSPWGGISKGGDNNDWLSEVDFNRYKTPKVAFGGAVAYNKNSNRSLSTFGTQYEFARFDYAHATAEVYLKWLGFSFTLEGLKRKADSPYDEKNISGTLKREYSRAAEGAFIQFGYLFQNNWEVSMRFGEYKPIGQTDPNLVRSSEKGIALSHYFLSHNLKLQMDYFNYKGNPAVADGDHQLRFQMQVFY